The following coding sequences lie in one Tichowtungia aerotolerans genomic window:
- a CDS encoding hydrolase: MLKRDNAILVFIDVQGKLSEVVDGSEKLFKNLHRLLAGMKALDLPVLVTEQIPEKLGPTREEFQEFITEPPIAKSAFGCCGEPEFFQALEKAGRKQVILCGIETHVCVYQTALQLMESGHKVYVVADAVSSRDPENKKMALKRMEHEGVRTIGTESILFELLGDAKDPAFKSILQIVK; this comes from the coding sequence ATGCTTAAAAGAGACAACGCCATACTGGTTTTTATTGATGTGCAGGGAAAACTCTCGGAAGTGGTCGACGGCTCCGAAAAGCTGTTCAAAAACCTCCACCGCCTGCTCGCAGGAATGAAAGCGCTGGACCTGCCGGTTCTGGTGACCGAACAAATTCCGGAAAAACTAGGCCCCACCCGCGAAGAATTTCAGGAATTCATCACAGAACCGCCAATAGCAAAGAGCGCCTTCGGATGCTGTGGCGAACCGGAGTTTTTCCAGGCATTGGAAAAAGCCGGACGCAAACAGGTGATCCTTTGCGGCATCGAAACCCATGTCTGTGTCTACCAGACCGCTCTGCAGCTGATGGAAAGCGGTCATAAGGTGTATGTGGTTGCCGACGCAGTTTCATCTCGCGACCCGGAAAATAAAAAGATGGCCCTGAAACGCATGGAACACGAAGGAGTCCGAACCATCGGAACCGAATCCATTTTATTTGAACTGCTGGGCGATGCAAAAGATCCGGCATTCAAATCCATTCTGCAAATCGTAAAATAG
- a CDS encoding PEGA domain-containing protein, with amino-acid sequence MMTKKNAFRIANLILTLAITLTVSGWIPFTAPVTINSSPEGAPVFKAGEEDPIGVTPFQTYVFLLDKELEIRLDKFYTESIVLNYDSPEDLFFELRPQPVLVYTKPSAEIYEADSGKLAGDTPMDVEVLVDEARDYVIKKKDYYDQNVTISLETQNPQIFELKHRPLITVSTAQDNVEIYENGSFVSKAPMTEEISKPRTFEFRKDGYFSKTVSLTPAQTHEMSYKMSVELNPLPVIEIKATPASAEIFMAGDNKSIGKGSAKVKIAEKTSFTVKADRYYEESFTVEAKSQLATVNLEAMPYVMITSSPSGAKVTMNGKSIGTTPVEQLIEKPVSVELTKEGYLPQTVTLDSNDLRPMITLEEEPPPPPPEPETNAAPVVVEEVVEEPVVAESTGLSPAVIGGIAVAALALIGIIIGFAKKKK; translated from the coding sequence ATGATGACAAAGAAAAATGCTTTCCGAATTGCGAACCTGATTTTAACGCTGGCCATCACCCTGACTGTCAGCGGATGGATTCCCTTTACTGCTCCAGTTACCATCAACAGTTCGCCGGAAGGCGCACCGGTATTCAAAGCCGGTGAAGAAGATCCGATTGGCGTCACTCCTTTCCAAACATACGTGTTCCTGCTGGACAAAGAGCTCGAAATTCGTCTGGACAAGTTCTATACCGAATCGATCGTGCTGAATTACGACTCCCCGGAAGACCTGTTCTTTGAACTCCGCCCCCAGCCTGTTCTGGTTTACACCAAACCCAGTGCCGAAATTTATGAGGCTGATTCCGGAAAGCTCGCAGGTGACACTCCTATGGACGTTGAGGTATTGGTTGATGAAGCCCGCGATTATGTCATTAAGAAAAAAGACTACTACGACCAGAATGTCACCATCAGTCTCGAAACGCAAAATCCGCAGATCTTTGAGCTGAAGCATCGTCCTCTCATCACCGTGTCCACCGCACAGGACAACGTCGAAATCTACGAAAACGGTTCTTTCGTTTCCAAAGCACCGATGACCGAAGAAATTTCCAAGCCGCGCACCTTTGAATTCCGCAAAGATGGTTACTTCAGCAAAACCGTCAGTCTGACTCCTGCGCAAACGCATGAAATGTCTTATAAAATGTCTGTAGAGCTGAATCCGCTTCCGGTTATTGAAATCAAAGCCACCCCGGCCTCTGCTGAGATCTTCATGGCTGGCGACAACAAATCGATTGGAAAAGGTTCCGCCAAAGTTAAAATTGCAGAAAAAACCAGCTTCACGGTTAAAGCAGACCGTTACTATGAAGAGTCCTTTACCGTTGAAGCAAAATCCCAGCTGGCTACAGTCAATCTGGAAGCCATGCCATACGTAATGATCACCAGCTCACCGTCCGGAGCAAAGGTGACCATGAACGGCAAATCAATCGGCACCACTCCGGTTGAACAGCTTATCGAAAAACCGGTTTCAGTTGAACTGACCAAGGAAGGGTATCTCCCGCAGACGGTCACCCTCGACAGCAACGACCTGCGTCCGATGATTACACTCGAAGAAGAACCTCCGCCTCCGCCACCGGAGCCTGAAACAAACGCCGCCCCTGTTGTGGTTGAAGAGGTTGTCGAAGAGCCGGTAGTCGCGGAAAGCACAGGGCTCTCCCCTGCCGTAATCGGCGGCATCGCTGTTGCAGCGCTCGCACTGATCGGGATCATCATTGGATTCGCCAAGAAAAAGAAATAA
- a CDS encoding sulfatase, which yields MNRIKHAAVCLGCAALSVNSFGSEVYSRPNVLFIVVDDLGWRDLGCYGSTFYESPHIDALASSSMLFTDAYAANPTCSPTRSSILTGQYPVRTGFTAPSGHQKGVHLHAPRAKHLPDVRAVSPSSVNFLSPDYYTLSEAFQDAGYSTAFLGKWHLGSAPHFPEEHGFEFVVGGREHAGPPGRDGTRKFFPPWSADTLPDDISPDTHIDDYLADRAVEYIDSHSHEPFFMCFWTYNVHAPIQSKPELVEKWRKKAGLNNPQHGPTMAAMIEVMDESVGRVLDALENNGIADNTIVIFTSDNGGNMYNTADGTAATNNEPLRSGKGNNYEGGVRIPLIVRWPGVTLPGSVSHSVVSTVDHYPALLEMVGLPLRPKDHIDGVSYVAALKGEPFEREALICDWSHHICQTHNLPNTSIREGNWKLLRFWFDNPDGSHRYELYNLADDIGESRDQSASFPERVQAMSEKLDAFYEQSGALKPLKNPAYNGRTIDVWGYDEKGDGHVSESAMVLKAECPGFTVSTRCVPWAESCAVFEFEARSRNQASVNIQWKSRTEDQFDASRSRDVAVPENWKTFRVQMDYQSVLRGLRIVFEKPGDLLEIRNARMLSPDGTQMMSYEFR from the coding sequence ATGAATCGAATAAAGCATGCTGCGGTATGTCTGGGCTGTGCAGCTCTTTCTGTAAATTCGTTCGGCAGCGAAGTTTATTCCCGGCCAAATGTATTGTTTATTGTGGTTGATGATCTGGGATGGCGGGATCTGGGGTGTTATGGGAGTACGTTTTATGAAAGTCCGCATATCGATGCATTGGCTTCATCTTCAATGTTGTTTACGGATGCGTATGCTGCAAACCCAACCTGTTCTCCGACGCGTTCCAGTATCCTGACCGGTCAGTACCCTGTACGTACCGGGTTTACCGCTCCTTCCGGACATCAGAAAGGCGTTCATCTTCACGCTCCCAGAGCAAAGCATCTGCCGGATGTTCGCGCCGTGAGCCCGAGTTCTGTTAATTTCCTGTCGCCGGACTATTACACGTTGAGCGAGGCATTTCAGGACGCCGGTTATTCCACGGCATTTCTGGGAAAATGGCATTTGGGCAGTGCTCCGCATTTCCCGGAAGAGCATGGGTTTGAATTTGTTGTCGGCGGCCGCGAGCATGCGGGACCGCCGGGCAGGGACGGGACCAGAAAGTTTTTTCCGCCTTGGAGTGCAGATACGCTTCCGGACGATATTTCGCCGGATACACATATTGATGACTATCTTGCCGATCGCGCAGTGGAATATATCGACAGTCATAGTCATGAGCCGTTTTTCATGTGTTTCTGGACCTATAATGTCCATGCCCCGATCCAGTCAAAACCTGAACTGGTTGAGAAATGGAGGAAAAAGGCGGGTTTAAATAACCCTCAGCACGGACCCACTATGGCGGCAATGATTGAGGTGATGGACGAGAGTGTTGGACGGGTTCTGGATGCGTTGGAAAACAACGGAATTGCTGACAACACTATTGTTATTTTTACTTCTGATAACGGCGGCAACATGTACAACACGGCAGACGGGACCGCCGCAACCAACAATGAGCCTCTGCGTTCCGGAAAGGGTAATAATTACGAGGGTGGGGTGCGCATTCCGCTGATTGTGCGGTGGCCCGGGGTTACGCTGCCCGGTTCCGTCAGCCATTCGGTGGTTTCAACGGTGGATCATTATCCTGCATTGCTCGAAATGGTCGGGCTTCCGTTGCGGCCCAAAGATCATATAGATGGTGTCAGTTATGTTGCCGCACTGAAAGGGGAGCCGTTCGAACGGGAAGCTCTGATCTGCGATTGGTCACATCACATTTGTCAGACTCACAATCTTCCGAATACATCAATCCGGGAAGGAAACTGGAAACTGCTTCGTTTTTGGTTTGATAATCCGGACGGTTCACACCGATACGAACTTTACAACCTCGCTGATGACATCGGGGAGTCCCGGGACCAGTCTGCGTCCTTTCCGGAACGGGTGCAGGCGATGTCGGAAAAACTTGACGCTTTTTATGAGCAAAGCGGCGCTTTAAAACCGCTGAAAAACCCGGCCTATAACGGACGGACCATTGATGTCTGGGGGTACGATGAAAAGGGCGATGGACATGTCTCTGAAAGTGCCATGGTTTTGAAGGCCGAATGCCCCGGCTTTACGGTTTCGACCCGTTGTGTCCCGTGGGCTGAAAGCTGTGCGGTTTTTGAGTTCGAGGCTCGTTCCCGAAACCAGGCCTCGGTCAATATTCAATGGAAATCCAGAACTGAAGATCAGTTTGACGCATCGCGCAGCAGGGATGTGGCGGTTCCTGAGAACTGGAAAACGTTCCGTGTTCAGATGGATTATCAAAGTGTTTTGAGAGGTTTGCGGATTGTTTTTGAAAAACCGGGGGACCTGCTTGAAATTCGGAACGCCCGGATGTTGAGTCCCGACGGAACGCAGATGATGTCATATGAATTTCGTTAA